One Pseudorasbora parva isolate DD20220531a chromosome 4, ASM2467924v1, whole genome shotgun sequence genomic region harbors:
- the tpt1 gene encoding translationally-controlled tumor protein homolog, with translation MIIYKDIITGDEMFSDIYKIKESENGMMIEVEGKMISRSEGDIDDSLIGGNASAEVQDEGCESSTVSGVDIILNHKLQETSFDKKSYTAHIKDYMKAVKGKLQELAPDRVDPFMANAPAEVKKILGNIKNYQFFTGESMNPDGMIGLLDFREDGVTPYMLFFKDGLEIEKC, from the exons ATGATCATCTACAAGGACATCATCACCG gGGATGAGATGTTCTCGGACATCTACAAAATCAAGGAGTCTGAGAATGGAATGATGATTGAAGTGGAGGGAAAG ATGATCAGCAGGTCAGAGGGAGACATAGACGATTCACTGATTGGTGGCAATGCGTCAGCAGAAGTTCAGGATGAGGGCTGTGAGAGTTCAACTGTCAGCGGTGTGGATATTATTCTCAACCACAAGCTTCAGGAGACCTCCTTTGACAAGAAGTCTTACACAGCCCACATCAAGGACTACATGAAGGC AGTGAAAGGTAAGCTACAGGAGCTTGCACCTGACAGAGTAGACCCCTTCATGGCTAACGCACCGGCTGAGGTCAAGAAAATCCTAGGCAACATCAAAAACTATCAG TTTTTCACTGGTGAATCAATGAACCCGGACGGTATGATTGGTCTCCTTGACTTCCGTGAGGATGGCGTTACACCATACATGCTCTTTTTCAAGGATGGTCTGGAGATTGAGAAATGC TAA
- the gtf2f2a gene encoding general transcription factor IIF subunit 2 isoform X2 — protein sequence MSDKGEVDLTGAKQNTGVWLVKVPKYLSQQWTKATGRGEIGKLRISKNQGKAEVSFTLNEELTNIDTIGEKPSMVRAPREHPFTLQTVGGQTLAVFTENSSDKIALEGLVVQRAECRPAAGENYMRLKKLQIEELSKPFRFSQQLDKPVTTNYKPVANHAYILDYEKKKKEEGKRARADKQQVLDMLFSAFEKHQYYNIKDLVDITKQPVIYLKEILRDIGIYNVKGTHKNTWELKPEYRHYQNEETTE from the exons ATGTCAGACAAAGGGGAGGTGGATTTAACTGGGGCAAAACAGAACACAGGTGTATGGCTGGTCAAA GTTCCAAAGTATTTGTCACAGCAATGGACCAAAGCAACAGGGAGAGGTGAAATTGGAAAGCTCCGAATTTCCAA GAATCAAGGCAAAGCCGAG GTGTCCTTCACACTCAATGAGGAGCTGACCAACATAGACACCATTGGGGAGAAGCCCTCTATGGTACGAGCCCCTAGAGAGCATCCCTTCACGCTGCAGACTGTCGGTGGACAGACTCTGGCTGTTTTTACTGAAAACTCTTCAG ATAAAATTGCACTGGAAGGATTGGTGGTGCAGAGAGCTGAATGCAGACCGGCCGCCGGTGAAAACTACATGAGGCTGAAGAA ACTGCAGATCGAGGAGTTATCTAAACCGTTCCGGTTCTCTCAACAGCTTGACAAACCCGTTACCACCAACTACAAACCTGTGGCTAATCACGCCTATATT CTGGACTatgaaaagaagaagaaagaagaaGGGAAGAGGGCACGTGCAGATAAGCAGCAGGTGCTGGACATGCTGTTCTCCGCCTTTGAAAAGCATCAGTATTATAACATTAAGGATCTGGTGGACATCACAAAACAGCCTGTG ATTTACTTGAAGGAGATTCTTCGGGACATTGGCATATATAATGTCAAAGGCACCCACAAGAACACCTGGGAGCTCAAACCAGAGTACAGACACTACCAGAATGAAGAAACAACTGAGTGA
- the gtf2f2a gene encoding general transcription factor IIF subunit 2 isoform X1, whose amino-acid sequence MSDKGEVDLTGAKQNTGVWLVKVPKYLSQQWTKATGRGEIGKLRISKNQGKAEVSFTLNEELTNIDTIGEKPSMVRAPREHPFTLQTVGGQTLAVFTENSSGQSDAEASGSGTGTGPDKIALEGLVVQRAECRPAAGENYMRLKKLQIEELSKPFRFSQQLDKPVTTNYKPVANHAYILDYEKKKKEEGKRARADKQQVLDMLFSAFEKHQYYNIKDLVDITKQPVIYLKEILRDIGIYNVKGTHKNTWELKPEYRHYQNEETTE is encoded by the exons ATGTCAGACAAAGGGGAGGTGGATTTAACTGGGGCAAAACAGAACACAGGTGTATGGCTGGTCAAA GTTCCAAAGTATTTGTCACAGCAATGGACCAAAGCAACAGGGAGAGGTGAAATTGGAAAGCTCCGAATTTCCAA GAATCAAGGCAAAGCCGAG GTGTCCTTCACACTCAATGAGGAGCTGACCAACATAGACACCATTGGGGAGAAGCCCTCTATGGTACGAGCCCCTAGAGAGCATCCCTTCACGCTGCAGACTGTCGGTGGACAGACTCTGGCTGTTTTTACTGAAAACTCTTCAG GGCAGTCAGATGCCGAGGCCAGCGGCTCAGGTACAGGTACAGGCCCAG ATAAAATTGCACTGGAAGGATTGGTGGTGCAGAGAGCTGAATGCAGACCGGCCGCCGGTGAAAACTACATGAGGCTGAAGAA ACTGCAGATCGAGGAGTTATCTAAACCGTTCCGGTTCTCTCAACAGCTTGACAAACCCGTTACCACCAACTACAAACCTGTGGCTAATCACGCCTATATT CTGGACTatgaaaagaagaagaaagaagaaGGGAAGAGGGCACGTGCAGATAAGCAGCAGGTGCTGGACATGCTGTTCTCCGCCTTTGAAAAGCATCAGTATTATAACATTAAGGATCTGGTGGACATCACAAAACAGCCTGTG ATTTACTTGAAGGAGATTCTTCGGGACATTGGCATATATAATGTCAAAGGCACCCACAAGAACACCTGGGAGCTCAAACCAGAGTACAGACACTACCAGAATGAAGAAACAACTGAGTGA
- the gpalpp1 gene encoding GPALPP motifs-containing protein 1 isoform X2 — MSNQNIGPALPPTMGKIQNDDSDQEGATIGPALPPLYKASDSSSSCEDSDQEEVVFKRAKYSSSGNRPSLSRGIVKDGMDIKQTNKHEEEEEEEEEDDDDGFFGPALPPGYQKRDKSPEQPPLLGPALPPGFKKQDDDEDDDGAKDDTRGVLGPALPPEYRKQDKSPERRPLAIGPALPPGFNRQDEDEERENEDASGFLGPALPPGYTPDLSSSEDDDDYVIGPMPSKGPSQASVALDIERRAQRMKDKLTGVDTGPEVISRESWMTELPPELQHVGLEARTFKKRSGPENKDRSIWTDTPAERERKARERQEAKEKGESAKDDVPRLSKKELEMAEKVSKYNESKRGESLISLHTKKMKRKAEEDANKPVERRPFDRDMDLQVNRFDEAQKKALLKKSEELNTRFSHSKERMFL; from the exons ATGTCTAATCAAAACATTGGACCAGCTTTGCCACCGACGATGGGAAAAATCCAAAACGATGATTCAGATCAAGAAGGCGCAA CCATAGGTCCAGCTTTGCCTCCGCTGTATAAAGCTTCAGACTCATCAAGTTCATGTGAAGACAGTGATCAGGAGGAGGTCGTGTTCAAGAGAGCCAAATATTCATCATCTGGGAACCGGCCTTCTTTAAG CAGAGGCATCGTGAAAGATGGGATGGACATAAAGCAAACCAATAAgcatgaggaggaggaggaggaggaggaggaggatgatgatgatggtttCTTTGGTCCAGCGCTTCCCCCAGGATATCAAAAGCGAGACAAGTCACCAGAACA GCCACCTTTACTAGGACCTGCACTTCCTCCAGGATTCAAAAAacaagatgatgatgaagatgacgATGGTGCAAAAGATGATACCAGAGGGGTTTTAGGACCAGCTCTACCCCCAGAATATAGAAAGCAAGACAAATCTCCGGAACG TAGGCCACTTGCAATAGGACCTGCTCTACCTCCAGGCTTTAATAGACAAGATGAAGATGAGGAGAGGGAAAATGAAGATGCCAGTGGATTTTTAGGACCAGCTCTACCACCAGGTTACACTCCAGATTTGTCCAGcagtgaagatgatgatgattatgtaATTGGACCAATGCCATCAAAAGGACCGTCCCAGGCCTCCGTGGCATTGGATATTGAAAGAAGAGCTCAAAGAATGAAAGACAAACTTACAGGAGTGGAT ACTGGCCCAGAAGTGATCTCCAGAGAGAGCTGGATGACAGAGTTGCCTCCTGAGTTACAGCATGTGGGCCTGGAAGCACGGACCTTTAAGAAAAGATCAGGCCCTGAAAACAAAGACCGCTCAATCTGGACTGACACTCCCGCTGAACGTGAACGGAAAGCTAGG GAGCGACAAGAGGCTAAGGAAAAAGGTGAATCTGCCAAGGATGACGTGCCTCGCCTGTCTAAGAAAGAGCTTGAGATGGCTGAGAAAGTTTCAAAATATAAT GAGTCCAAGCGTGGAGAATCTCTCATTAGTCTGCACACTAAGAAGATGAAGAGAAAAGCTGAGGAGGATGCTAACAAGCCTGTGGAGAGACGACCTTTCGACAGAGACATGGACCTCCAAGTCAATCGCTTTGATGAGGCTCAGAAAAAAGCTCTGCTCAAGAAGTCAGAAGAGCTCAACACCCGCTTTTCACACAGCAAAGAACGCATGTTCCTATGA
- the gpalpp1 gene encoding GPALPP motifs-containing protein 1 isoform X1 produces the protein MSNQNIGPALPPTMGKIQNDDSDQEGATIGPALPPLYKASDSSSSCEDSDQEEVVFKRAKYSSSGNRPSLSSRGIVKDGMDIKQTNKHEEEEEEEEEDDDDGFFGPALPPGYQKRDKSPEQPPLLGPALPPGFKKQDDDEDDDGAKDDTRGVLGPALPPEYRKQDKSPERRPLAIGPALPPGFNRQDEDEERENEDASGFLGPALPPGYTPDLSSSEDDDDYVIGPMPSKGPSQASVALDIERRAQRMKDKLTGVDTGPEVISRESWMTELPPELQHVGLEARTFKKRSGPENKDRSIWTDTPAERERKARERQEAKEKGESAKDDVPRLSKKELEMAEKVSKYNESKRGESLISLHTKKMKRKAEEDANKPVERRPFDRDMDLQVNRFDEAQKKALLKKSEELNTRFSHSKERMFL, from the exons ATGTCTAATCAAAACATTGGACCAGCTTTGCCACCGACGATGGGAAAAATCCAAAACGATGATTCAGATCAAGAAGGCGCAA CCATAGGTCCAGCTTTGCCTCCGCTGTATAAAGCTTCAGACTCATCAAGTTCATGTGAAGACAGTGATCAGGAGGAGGTCGTGTTCAAGAGAGCCAAATATTCATCATCTGGGAACCGGCCTTCTTTAAG CAGCAGAGGCATCGTGAAAGATGGGATGGACATAAAGCAAACCAATAAgcatgaggaggaggaggaggaggaggaggaggatgatgatgatggtttCTTTGGTCCAGCGCTTCCCCCAGGATATCAAAAGCGAGACAAGTCACCAGAACA GCCACCTTTACTAGGACCTGCACTTCCTCCAGGATTCAAAAAacaagatgatgatgaagatgacgATGGTGCAAAAGATGATACCAGAGGGGTTTTAGGACCAGCTCTACCCCCAGAATATAGAAAGCAAGACAAATCTCCGGAACG TAGGCCACTTGCAATAGGACCTGCTCTACCTCCAGGCTTTAATAGACAAGATGAAGATGAGGAGAGGGAAAATGAAGATGCCAGTGGATTTTTAGGACCAGCTCTACCACCAGGTTACACTCCAGATTTGTCCAGcagtgaagatgatgatgattatgtaATTGGACCAATGCCATCAAAAGGACCGTCCCAGGCCTCCGTGGCATTGGATATTGAAAGAAGAGCTCAAAGAATGAAAGACAAACTTACAGGAGTGGAT ACTGGCCCAGAAGTGATCTCCAGAGAGAGCTGGATGACAGAGTTGCCTCCTGAGTTACAGCATGTGGGCCTGGAAGCACGGACCTTTAAGAAAAGATCAGGCCCTGAAAACAAAGACCGCTCAATCTGGACTGACACTCCCGCTGAACGTGAACGGAAAGCTAGG GAGCGACAAGAGGCTAAGGAAAAAGGTGAATCTGCCAAGGATGACGTGCCTCGCCTGTCTAAGAAAGAGCTTGAGATGGCTGAGAAAGTTTCAAAATATAAT GAGTCCAAGCGTGGAGAATCTCTCATTAGTCTGCACACTAAGAAGATGAAGAGAAAAGCTGAGGAGGATGCTAACAAGCCTGTGGAGAGACGACCTTTCGACAGAGACATGGACCTCCAAGTCAATCGCTTTGATGAGGCTCAGAAAAAAGCTCTGCTCAAGAAGTCAGAAGAGCTCAACACCCGCTTTTCACACAGCAAAGAACGCATGTTCCTATGA